The following coding sequences lie in one Thermomicrobium sp. 4228-Ro genomic window:
- a CDS encoding heavy metal translocating P-type ATPase: MSETKQHGQTTETGPVVRLAIAGMTCASCVRRVERALATVPGVVAADVNLATEEARVTLARPDIAVEELAAAIERAGYQARPLGLETVAEPENEATVELAIEGMTCASCVRRVERALTRVPGVAEASVNLATEQALVRYDPRVASLDALLHAVEEAGYRAHVVERHAAGLEVERDEAEQRRAAELARLRREVFLAWLFAVPVVVLNMFLPASPWSGLLLLGLTVPVWGWFGRRFHLAALRNLRHRQFTMDTLVSLGTSAAFFSSLASTLQAWLSPHLHSTHYYYDVAAVVIAAILLGRYLEGRARGQTSAAVRRLLGLQPKTARVRRGGVEQEIPLSAVLPGDLVIVRPGERIPVDGVVVEGHSAVDESMLTGESVPVEKGPGDRVWGGTLNTTGAFVLQATAVGQATVLAQIVRLVQQAQGSKAPIQSLVDRVASVFVQAVIAVALVTFAAWWLATGDPLRGLLPAVAVLVIACPCAMGLATPTAVMVGTGRGAELGILVKRADVFERMERLTTFVFDKTGTVTVGRPSVTDIVPLTGWERADLLALAAAAESRSEHPLARAIVEAAAGTLLPVERFQAVPGGGVEAVVAGRTVLVGTARFLTGRGVALEPVVNRAAELEREGKTVVAVAVDGVVAGLIALADRPRPEARAVVEALRTRGLRVVLMTGDNATTAQSVARAVGIDDVRAEVLPDQKASVVRSLQEAGEVVAMVGDGINDAPALAAADVGIAMGSGTDVALEAGDVVLVRPDLRGVLAALELAHRTLATIRWNLFWAFAYNTVLIPVAALGLLNPMLAGLAMAMSSVFVVSNSLRLRRFRPSVAAGDAAGVVPASGRTQPAGVQ; this comes from the coding sequence ATGAGCGAGACGAAGCAGCATGGACAGACGACGGAGACGGGGCCGGTCGTCCGCCTGGCGATCGCGGGGATGACCTGTGCTTCGTGCGTCCGCCGCGTCGAGCGTGCGCTGGCTACTGTCCCGGGCGTCGTTGCGGCAGACGTGAACCTGGCGACCGAGGAAGCGCGCGTGACGCTCGCGCGGCCGGACATCGCGGTCGAGGAACTCGCCGCGGCCATCGAGCGGGCCGGCTATCAGGCGCGACCGCTCGGGCTCGAGACCGTCGCGGAGCCGGAAAACGAGGCGACAGTCGAGCTCGCGATCGAGGGGATGACCTGCGCCTCGTGCGTCCGACGGGTCGAACGGGCGTTGACCCGTGTCCCCGGTGTCGCCGAGGCGAGTGTCAACCTGGCGACGGAGCAGGCACTGGTGCGGTACGACCCGCGGGTCGCCAGCCTCGACGCGCTCCTCCACGCTGTGGAGGAAGCAGGGTACCGCGCACACGTTGTGGAACGTCACGCGGCGGGCCTGGAAGTGGAGCGTGACGAAGCGGAGCAGCGCCGGGCTGCCGAGCTCGCCCGCTTGCGGCGCGAGGTGTTCCTGGCCTGGCTCTTCGCCGTACCGGTCGTCGTGCTGAACATGTTCTTGCCGGCCTCGCCGTGGTCGGGGCTGCTCCTGCTCGGGTTGACTGTGCCCGTCTGGGGCTGGTTCGGCCGGCGCTTCCACCTCGCGGCGTTGCGCAACCTCCGGCACCGGCAGTTCACGATGGATACGCTGGTGAGCCTCGGGACGAGCGCCGCCTTCTTCTCGTCTCTCGCCAGCACGCTGCAGGCCTGGCTCTCGCCGCACCTGCACAGCACGCACTATTACTACGATGTCGCGGCGGTCGTGATCGCGGCGATCCTGCTCGGTCGCTATCTCGAAGGACGGGCTCGCGGACAGACCTCGGCGGCAGTGCGCCGCCTGCTGGGTCTCCAGCCGAAGACAGCGCGCGTCCGGCGCGGTGGTGTCGAGCAGGAGATCCCGCTCAGCGCGGTGCTGCCAGGCGACCTCGTCATCGTGCGGCCAGGTGAGCGGATACCGGTCGACGGTGTGGTCGTCGAGGGACACTCGGCTGTCGACGAGAGCATGCTGACCGGCGAGAGCGTGCCGGTCGAGAAGGGGCCGGGCGACCGCGTCTGGGGCGGGACGCTCAACACGACCGGTGCGTTCGTCCTGCAAGCGACGGCGGTCGGGCAAGCGACGGTACTGGCCCAGATCGTCCGTCTCGTACAACAGGCGCAGGGCTCGAAGGCACCGATCCAGTCGCTGGTCGACCGGGTCGCGAGCGTCTTCGTGCAGGCCGTCATCGCGGTGGCGCTCGTCACGTTCGCCGCCTGGTGGCTGGCGACCGGTGATCCGCTGCGTGGGCTCTTGCCAGCCGTCGCGGTGCTGGTGATCGCGTGCCCCTGCGCGATGGGACTCGCGACCCCGACGGCGGTCATGGTCGGGACGGGCCGTGGTGCCGAGCTGGGGATCCTCGTCAAGCGGGCGGACGTCTTCGAGCGCATGGAGCGGCTGACGACCTTCGTTTTCGACAAGACCGGGACGGTCACGGTAGGGCGCCCGAGTGTGACGGATATCGTGCCACTCACCGGTTGGGAGCGCGCTGACCTTCTCGCGCTCGCGGCTGCAGCCGAGTCGCGCAGCGAGCATCCGCTCGCCCGAGCGATCGTCGAGGCTGCCGCAGGCACGCTTCTGCCGGTCGAGCGGTTCCAGGCGGTGCCGGGTGGCGGGGTGGAGGCGGTCGTCGCTGGCCGCACGGTGCTGGTCGGGACCGCGCGTTTCCTCACCGGGCGTGGTGTGGCGTTGGAGCCAGTCGTCAACCGTGCCGCGGAGTTGGAGCGCGAGGGGAAGACCGTCGTGGCTGTGGCGGTCGACGGTGTGGTCGCCGGCCTCATCGCGCTGGCCGATCGACCTCGCCCGGAGGCGCGGGCCGTGGTGGAGGCGCTGCGGACCCGAGGCCTGCGCGTGGTGCTGATGACCGGCGACAACGCGACGACCGCGCAGTCCGTCGCCCGTGCCGTCGGCATCGACGACGTCCGCGCCGAAGTCTTGCCCGACCAGAAGGCGAGCGTCGTCCGTTCCTTGCAGGAAGCGGGCGAGGTCGTCGCCATGGTCGGTGACGGGATCAACGACGCGCCGGCGCTGGCAGCGGCGGATGTCGGAATCGCGATGGGGAGCGGGACGGACGTCGCGCTGGAGGCAGGAGACGTGGTGCTCGTACGACCGGACTTGCGCGGCGTGCTCGCTGCACTCGAGCTCGCGCACCGGACACTGGCGACGATCCGCTGGAACCTGTTCTGGGCGTTCGCCTACAATACCGTCCTCATCCCGGTCGCGGCGCTCGGCCTCCTCAACCCGATGCTGGCGGGTCTCGCGATGGCGATGAGTTCGGTCTTCGTCGTCTCGAACTCGCTGCGGCTGCGGCGCTTCCGGCCCTCGGTGGCGGCCGGAGACGCGGCGGGCGTGGTACCAGCTAGTGGCCGGACGCAGCCAGCTGGGGTGCAGTGA
- a CDS encoding metal-sensitive transcriptional regulator, with product MDERVDETGCERRVDSYRADKERILARLRRMEGQVRGIIRMVEEDRYCVDILIQLSSVIAAARSVGLVLLEDHIRGCVLNAEDKEAAIQELTEAIERFTRSVG from the coding sequence ATGGACGAGCGAGTGGACGAGACGGGTTGCGAGCGGCGGGTCGATTCCTACCGCGCGGACAAGGAGCGGATTCTCGCGCGCCTGCGCCGGATGGAGGGGCAGGTGCGCGGCATCATCCGCATGGTCGAAGAAGATCGCTACTGTGTCGACATCCTGATCCAGCTGTCCTCGGTGATCGCGGCAGCGCGGAGCGTCGGGCTGGTGCTCCTGGAAGACCACATTCGCGGCTGTGTCCTGAATGCCGAGGACAAGGAAGCAGCGATCCAGGAGCTGACCGAGGCGATCGAGCGCTTCACCCGGAGCGTCGGGTGA
- a CDS encoding CapA family protein yields the protein MSSSRYRIAFIGDVMLGRLVNRVLRTRPPASIWGDVLPVLRGADACFANLECVLSDRGEPWPGKRFVFRSDRKNVAVLQAARITALSLANNHVLDFGDDALRDLLETLDAAGIAHAGAGRNLDDACRPATLTLAGLRCAFVAVTDNEPGWEASPTEPGIFFAPCDLADGRFQVLLAIVEEAAATHDLVIVSYHWGPNWGERPLPEHVRAGRALIAAGARIVYGHSAHVTRGIEFYLGGAILYSCGDFVDDYAVDEVERNDESFVFVAMLEGRTLVEFVLVPTVIADFQARRSDPLRAARQCERMRRLCAELGTRSAFVPEGLRVFP from the coding sequence ATGTCCAGTAGTCGTTACCGTATCGCCTTCATAGGTGACGTGATGCTGGGGCGGCTCGTCAACCGTGTCCTACGGACTCGGCCCCCAGCCTCCATCTGGGGCGACGTTCTCCCTGTCCTGAGGGGAGCCGATGCGTGTTTCGCCAACCTGGAGTGTGTCCTCTCCGACCGGGGTGAGCCGTGGCCGGGCAAGCGCTTCGTCTTCCGGAGCGACCGCAAGAACGTCGCAGTCTTGCAGGCCGCCCGGATCACCGCCCTCTCGCTCGCCAACAACCACGTGCTCGACTTCGGTGACGATGCGCTGCGCGACCTGCTCGAGACGCTCGATGCAGCTGGAATCGCGCATGCGGGCGCGGGGCGCAACCTGGACGACGCGTGTCGTCCAGCCACCTTGACTCTTGCGGGCTTGCGCTGTGCGTTCGTCGCGGTAACGGACAACGAGCCGGGTTGGGAAGCGAGCCCGACGGAGCCGGGCATCTTCTTCGCTCCCTGTGACCTGGCCGACGGGCGTTTCCAGGTGCTGCTGGCGATCGTCGAGGAGGCTGCCGCGACGCATGACCTCGTCATCGTCTCCTACCACTGGGGACCGAACTGGGGTGAACGGCCGTTACCGGAACACGTCCGTGCCGGGCGAGCGCTCATCGCTGCCGGTGCGCGGATCGTGTACGGGCACAGTGCGCACGTGACGCGTGGTATCGAGTTCTATCTCGGCGGTGCCATTCTCTACAGCTGCGGCGATTTCGTCGACGACTATGCCGTCGACGAGGTGGAGCGCAACGACGAGTCGTTCGTGTTCGTCGCGATGCTCGAAGGCAGGACGCTCGTGGAATTCGTGCTGGTTCCCACCGTCATCGCCGACTTCCAGGCTCGCCGCTCCGATCCGCTCCGGGCAGCTCGCCAGTGCGAACGGATGCGCAGGCTGTGCGCTGAACTTGGCACCCGTTCCGCTTTCGTTCCCGAAGGGCTGCGCGTCTTCCCCTGA
- a CDS encoding NHL domain-containing thioredoxin family protein, whose amino-acid sequence MRAVEERYPHQVIVIGVHSPKFPNEREAANVRQAVLREAITHPVVHDPELRLWRTYAVRAWPTLVFVGPDGHILGVHEGEIPAESLVRAVGRLLERAGVALAGLPEWLAPEPRPRTPLAFPGKLAAEPGRDLLVVSDSGHHRLVLARLDGTVTGLIGDGTPGLRDGRFEAARFCEPQGVVMVGEVAYVADRGNHAIRRIDFQRETVETVAGTGRLGHSYPQAGPARQLDLRSPWALWYREGLLFIAMAGSHQIWVLDLASGLLQPYAGSGMEGIQGGPLERAWFAQPSGLSSDGRVLYVACPEASAVRTVDLPGAVNPKVGRLVGTGLFDFGDRDGAGDEVRLQHPLDVAWTGSELLVADTYNHKVKRLDPATRVCRSWLGDGQPGHEDGPADRARFWEPSGLAVAGDAVYIADTNNHAVRVVDRASGTVATLELRGLGPPAH is encoded by the coding sequence TTGCGGGCGGTCGAGGAACGCTATCCCCACCAGGTGATCGTCATCGGGGTGCACTCACCCAAGTTTCCGAACGAGCGAGAAGCAGCGAACGTCCGCCAGGCCGTCCTCCGCGAAGCGATCACGCATCCGGTCGTGCACGATCCCGAGCTGCGTCTCTGGCGCACCTATGCTGTCCGTGCCTGGCCGACGCTCGTCTTCGTCGGCCCTGACGGGCATATTCTCGGCGTGCACGAGGGAGAGATTCCGGCCGAAAGTCTCGTGCGTGCCGTCGGACGCTTGCTCGAGCGAGCTGGCGTCGCACTGGCAGGGCTGCCCGAGTGGCTTGCGCCCGAGCCGCGACCCAGGACACCCCTGGCGTTTCCGGGCAAGCTGGCCGCCGAACCGGGCCGTGACCTCCTCGTCGTCAGCGACAGCGGGCACCACCGGCTGGTGCTCGCCCGGCTCGACGGGACGGTGACAGGGCTCATCGGTGACGGGACACCGGGACTCCGCGACGGTCGCTTCGAGGCAGCCCGCTTTTGCGAACCGCAGGGCGTCGTCATGGTGGGCGAGGTGGCTTACGTGGCTGACCGTGGGAACCACGCGATCCGGCGCATCGACTTCCAACGCGAGACGGTCGAGACGGTCGCGGGAACCGGACGGCTCGGCCACAGCTATCCGCAGGCGGGGCCGGCACGTCAGCTCGACCTCCGCTCCCCCTGGGCACTCTGGTATCGCGAGGGGCTGCTCTTCATCGCCATGGCCGGGAGTCATCAGATCTGGGTGCTCGACCTGGCGAGCGGTCTCCTCCAACCGTACGCTGGTTCGGGGATGGAGGGTATCCAGGGAGGCCCGCTGGAGCGGGCCTGGTTCGCCCAGCCCTCCGGGCTGTCGAGCGACGGGCGCGTGCTGTACGTCGCTTGCCCGGAGGCGAGTGCGGTGCGGACTGTCGACCTGCCGGGTGCCGTGAATCCCAAGGTCGGGCGGCTCGTCGGCACAGGACTCTTCGATTTCGGCGATCGTGACGGGGCTGGTGACGAGGTGCGTCTGCAGCACCCGCTCGACGTCGCCTGGACGGGAAGCGAGCTCCTGGTGGCCGATACCTACAACCACAAGGTCAAGCGACTCGACCCGGCGACCCGCGTCTGCCGTTCCTGGCTCGGTGACGGTCAGCCGGGCCACGAGGACGGGCCGGCCGACCGTGCCCGCTTCTGGGAACCGAGCGGGTTGGCTGTCGCAGGAGATGCTGTCTACATCGCAGATACGAACAACCATGCGGTGCGGGTCGTCGATCGAGCGAGTGGGACGGTCGCGACGCTCGAGCTGCGGGGCCTGGGTCCGCCAGCGCACTGA
- a CDS encoding aspartate aminotransferase family protein, producing MSTDLLVGDAYFARSRQLFERISRTIAGGESSYARLKKGLELCFDHGEGSHFWDVDGHEYIDYSLGYGPLIFGHKPRRVIQAVLEAIERYGTISTFPYELDAEVGELFTELVPGVDLLRFANSGTEATMAAARLARAYTGRPKIVQMEGAYHGWADTHFWSSHPDVWRPQLRPYSPRPIPGSRGIPEVYGEALLIAQYNDRASLERLFAEHGEEIAAVLVEPVQCNSGVILPEPGYLEFLREITRAYGALLIFDEVITGFRLAPGGAQERLGVIPDIATYAKALGAGFPIAAFGGSQEVMQLEATNQVMHGGTYTANVVALAAARAVLSEMKTRREELWAVLDGFGERVREGLREACEAAGLRCIVQGIGPVWHIFFAKPDAPALDRIRNYREAHAYASIDIYDRFNRAMLKRGVYFHPYHLERWFISTAHSEADVQATLEAAYEAALEVARSLREQPVADPTNLAMPGIAQ from the coding sequence ATGAGTACCGATCTTTTGGTGGGCGATGCGTATTTCGCCCGCAGCCGGCAGCTGTTCGAGCGGATCAGCCGCACGATCGCCGGTGGCGAAAGCTCCTATGCACGACTCAAGAAGGGTCTCGAGCTCTGCTTCGACCACGGTGAAGGTTCGCACTTCTGGGACGTCGACGGTCACGAGTACATCGACTACTCCCTCGGCTACGGCCCGCTGATCTTCGGTCACAAACCGCGCCGCGTGATCCAGGCCGTCCTCGAAGCGATCGAACGCTACGGGACCATCTCGACCTTCCCGTACGAACTCGATGCCGAAGTCGGCGAGCTGTTCACCGAACTGGTACCAGGAGTCGATCTCCTGCGGTTCGCCAACTCCGGTACCGAGGCGACGATGGCAGCAGCTCGCCTGGCACGTGCCTATACCGGTCGACCGAAGATCGTCCAGATGGAGGGAGCGTATCACGGCTGGGCCGACACGCACTTCTGGTCGAGCCACCCCGACGTCTGGCGCCCACAGCTCCGACCGTATAGCCCGCGTCCGATCCCCGGTTCGCGCGGTATCCCCGAGGTCTACGGGGAGGCGCTCCTGATCGCCCAGTACAACGACCGTGCGAGCCTCGAGCGCCTGTTCGCCGAGCACGGCGAGGAGATCGCGGCTGTCCTCGTCGAGCCCGTGCAGTGCAACTCGGGTGTGATCCTCCCTGAGCCGGGGTATCTCGAGTTCCTGCGGGAGATCACGCGGGCCTACGGTGCGCTGCTCATCTTCGACGAAGTGATCACCGGTTTCCGGCTCGCTCCCGGTGGAGCACAAGAGCGTCTGGGCGTGATCCCCGACATCGCGACCTATGCCAAGGCACTCGGTGCTGGCTTCCCGATCGCCGCTTTCGGCGGCTCACAGGAAGTCATGCAGCTCGAGGCCACGAACCAGGTCATGCATGGCGGTACTTACACCGCCAACGTCGTCGCGCTGGCGGCAGCCCGCGCCGTGCTCAGCGAGATGAAGACCCGGCGGGAGGAGCTGTGGGCCGTCCTCGACGGGTTCGGCGAGCGCGTGCGCGAGGGACTCCGGGAAGCCTGCGAGGCAGCTGGACTGCGCTGCATCGTCCAGGGCATCGGGCCGGTCTGGCACATCTTCTTCGCCAAGCCGGATGCGCCGGCGCTCGACCGGATCCGGAACTACCGCGAAGCGCACGCCTACGCGAGCATCGACATCTACGACCGGTTCAACCGGGCGATGCTCAAGCGTGGCGTCTACTTCCATCCGTATCACCTCGAGCGCTGGTTCATCTCGACCGCGCACAGCGAGGCGGACGTGCAAGCGACGCTCGAGGCAGCATACGAGGCAGCGCTCGAAGTTGCACGCTCGCTCCGTGAACAGCCGGTCGCCGATCCAACGAACCTGGCGATGCCGGGTATCGCCCAGTAA
- a CDS encoding 4Fe-4S dicluster domain-containing protein: MTYVIAEPCIGVKDASCVEVCPVDCIKSDPEAEQYFINPDECIDCGVCAEVCPVEAIYFEDDLPEQWRHYLQKNREYFQKQRV, translated from the coding sequence ATGACGTACGTGATCGCTGAACCCTGCATCGGGGTGAAGGACGCGTCCTGCGTCGAAGTGTGCCCGGTCGACTGCATCAAGTCGGATCCCGAGGCGGAGCAGTATTTCATCAACCCGGACGAGTGCATCGACTGCGGCGTCTGTGCTGAGGTCTGTCCGGTCGAGGCGATTTATTTCGAAGACGACCTCCCCGAGCAGTGGCGGCATTACCTCCAGAAGAACCGCGAGTACTTCCAGAAGCAGCGCGTCTAG